ACTAAATGAAGAATTTGAAGAGTTAAAGCTAAAGGCTAGCTTTTTAATGCCAAAGGATTTTTATCTTTTTGAAACGATGTATTATAAAAATGGTTTTATTTTGTTTTTTAAAGAACATCTTCAAAGACTTTTAAACTCTGCTTTTAAGCTTGGATTTAACACAGAAAAATTAAATCATAAATTTGAAAGCATCTTAAATAAAAACACTAATTTTGATGAATTTAAAAACTTAAGCCTTGAAAAATTAAATCAAAAACTTTTTGATGAAAAACACAGCTTGTTTTACAAATTTAAACTAAATGCTCCAAAAAAAGCCTTGATAAAAATCATCTTAGAAAAAAGTGGAGATTTTAAAATTTCGACTACCTCGCTCACAGAACAAACTAGCGATTTGCTTCTTTTAAGTGATGAAAAATTAAACTCTTGCAGTGATTTTTTATATCATAAAACTTCGTTAAGAAAAATTTATGACGAAAAATCTTTTTTATGGAAAGAAAATCAATGCTTTGACATAGCTTTTTTTAACCAAAAAGATGAATTATGCGAAGGCTCAAGAAGTAATATCATCATAAAAAAAGATGATATTTTTTACACCCCTACTTTGCAAAGCGGACTTTTAAATGGAATTTATAGGCAGTTTTTATTGGATTTAAATTTAGTCAAAGAAAAAACACTTTTTAAAGAGGATTTAATAAATGCTGATGAAATTTATTGTATTAATTCTGTGCGTGGATTAAAAAAGGTAAAGCTAAAATGAAAAAAATCCTTTTTATAGACAATTACGACTCTTTTAGCTACACCATAATCTTTTACCTTAAAGAACTTGGCTTTAAATGCAAAGTGATTAAAAATGATGAATTTAAAAAAGCAAAAGATTTAGCTAAATTTAACTTTTCACACTTAATCATCTCTCCAGGTCCAAATTCTCCTAGCGAATCAAAACTAAGCTTAAAAGCCATTAAATACTTTAAAAAAGATAAAAAAATACTGGGAATTTGTTTAGGCCATCAGTGTATAGGTGAGGTTTTTGGCGGAAAAATTTCTAAAATGCCCTACCCTATGCATGGTAAAATTTCAAGACTCCATCTAAACAAAAATGCCAAAAAAACTTCGCTTTTTAAAGGCATAAAAGATAAAAGTAAAATTTGTTTATATCATTCTTTGCACATTAGTAAAATGCCAAAAAATTGTGAAATTCTAGCCTTAAACGATGAAAATATTATCATGGCTATCAAACATAAAAAATATGAAATTTATGGAGTACAATTTCATCCTGAAGCGATTTTAAGCCAAAATGGCAAAAAATTGCTTAAAAATTTCATGGAAAATTAATTAAATAGATTTTGTTTATTATTTTTTAATTTTTCCGCAATTTTGTTGTTTTATTTTCAAAAATTTACCCAAATTAAAATCAATATGATGTGATTCTTCTTTTCCTTTTACTTCACTTAGAATAACAAGAGTGTGGAAAATCTCCGAGTTGTACCATAGAATGACGAAAAGAAATAGAGGTGTTTAGCTGTATTCAATATGACGGGTAAAATATAATTTTTCAGAGTTTGCAAGCATTTTAAAATCTTTTTAAACTTAAGCAAACTCTTGCAAAATTATAGAGCTTTATTTGTTCCTTTTTTTAGTATTTGATGTTAAAAAAATGATTTGAATTCTTTTACTAAAATTACAAAGCTCATTTTTATAGGCTTTGGTAAATATTTTAATTCTTTTTTGCATTTAAAATAATGCTTATGATAATTAAAGCAAAAGCAAAAAGTTCCAAAAAAGCATATCTTGTCCCTAAAAATAAAAAGCTCATAAAAGCTGCTGCTACAGGTTCGATACAAGCTATCATGCTCGCTCTCATTGCTCCAATTAATTCAACACCTTTTAAATAAAGACAAAATGCCCCAATCGTGCCAATTAGCACAATACCACTCATTGCTAAAAAGGCTTTGAGTGAAAAATCATAATGTACGAGTCCGCCTTTTGTTTCCAAAATACTTAAAAGCACAAAAGAAGCAAACAAAGAAGCCATTCCCATAACAAAGAAAAGTCCGTATTTTGCGATAATTTTCCTTGCACTTAGTGAGTAAAATGCCACACCAAAAGCTCCTATAATCGACCAAAAAACACCCCAAAAATTAAGATTTAAATTTGCCACATCGCCACCACTTGCAAGTAAGAATATACCTAAAACAATTAAAATTAAAGCTACAATTTCAGAGTATTTTGGAAATTTTTTATCCCTAAAACACACAAAAAGCATAATGATAATAGGAGCTGAGTATTGTATCATCGTAGCTGTACCCGCATCAGTATAAAAAATACCTTTAAAATAACCATATTGAGTCATCAAAAGCCCAAAAAATGCAAAAATCAAAAGAGATAAAAGTTCATTTTTGCTTTTAAAAAGTACAAAATTCTTGCGTCTTAAACTTATAATTAAAAGTAAAATTCCAGTAAATAATAATCTATAAAAACTTACCCACTCAACTGCATAATCGTTTTTAAACAAATATTCAGCCAAAACTCCGCTTATAGCCCAAAAAATTCCACCAAGTAAAACCAAAAATACGCCCATTAGAAAACACCTTAGCAGCAAATTCTTGGCATTATAATGTAAAGTATTTATTTTTTGACTTAAATGTCGATTGTGCTGAAAATAAAAAAGGAATTTTTATGGAAATTAATTTTAATGAAATTTACAATAAGGATTACAAAGAACAAAAGTTTAAAAAAGGAAATCAAACTCAAAATAATTTACCGAGTAGCAATTCTGATGTTTTGGTTGATTTTTCTAAAGAAGCTAAGGAATTTTTAAAAACAGGTATTGAAAAATTACAAAAAAACACCACAATACAGCAAGAAAGCAAGAATTCAAACGCTAAATTAGAAGAATTAATCAAAAAATTAAATGAAATTATGCAAAAAATCTCTCAATTAAATAACAAAATGCAAAATGCTGATGATGAAACAAAAATGGCTTTGCAAGATCAAATAGTTACTTTAAATGCCCAAGTAGCTACTATACAAGGACAAATTATGCAAATATTAAGCGCGCAACAAAAGGCATTGGCGTGATATTTGATTTTTTTTATTATAATTAAGCCTTGATTTGTAAAAAAAGGAAAAGTATTTATGACTTATTTGGAAATAAAAGGAGAACAAAAACTTCAAGGCGAGGTGATTATAAGTGGAGCAAAAAACG
This genomic interval from Campylobacter sp. CCS1377 contains the following:
- a CDS encoding aminodeoxychorismate/anthranilate synthase component II; this translates as MKKILFIDNYDSFSYTIIFYLKELGFKCKVIKNDEFKKAKDLAKFNFSHLIISPGPNSPSESKLSLKAIKYFKKDKKILGICLGHQCIGEVFGGKISKMPYPMHGKISRLHLNKNAKKTSLFKGIKDKSKICLYHSLHISKMPKNCEILALNDENIIMAIKHKKYEIYGVQFHPEAILSQNGKKLLKNFMEN
- a CDS encoding DMT family transporter; translated protein: MGVFLVLLGGIFWAISGVLAEYLFKNDYAVEWVSFYRLLFTGILLLIISLRRKNFVLFKSKNELLSLLIFAFFGLLMTQYGYFKGIFYTDAGTATMIQYSAPIIIMLFVCFRDKKFPKYSEIVALILIVLGIFLLASGGDVANLNLNFWGVFWSIIGAFGVAFYSLSARKIIAKYGLFFVMGMASLFASFVLLSILETKGGLVHYDFSLKAFLAMSGIVLIGTIGAFCLYLKGVELIGAMRASMIACIEPVAAAFMSFLFLGTRYAFLELFAFALIIISIILNAKKN